GGCCCGAGATGCGCGCGCCGGTCCGCCGCACGGTCTCGACGATCTCCTTGACCGACCGATCGAGGAGTTGATGGTCGTACGCCTTGAGGCGGATCCGGATCTTCTGGTCGGCGGCCACGGTCGCCATGTCGCTACTCCGTGATCTCCGTGACGACGCCCGCCCCCACCGTCCGCCCCCCCTCCCGGATCGCGAACCGCAGCTCCTTCTCCATCGCGATCGGCATGATCAGCTC
The sequence above is a segment of the Candidatus Methylomirabilota bacterium genome. Coding sequences within it:
- a CDS encoding elongation factor Tu, encoding ELIMPIAMEKELRFAIREGGRTVGAGVVTEITE